Proteins from one Coffea arabica cultivar ET-39 chromosome 8c, Coffea Arabica ET-39 HiFi, whole genome shotgun sequence genomic window:
- the LOC113707277 gene encoding replication protein A 70 kDa DNA-binding subunit A, translated as MERPAMQLTEGAIAMLSDRDAQQNPDLKPVLQVMDVRLVNTQNHQNATERYRLVLSDGVNTQQGMLATQQNVLVNSKRLQNGSIIQLTQFVCNVIQNRMIIIIIDLEVIRETCDPIGEPKPYLLRNSNDVSAQKPSASAHVVNQPVSVTGSSQSASAGSTIGGSAPRPNITGVTRMQPPEMDSGAVSHTYGSSFVGKPDSGRYNPTMAPPVYSKAEPGSGTSRSSVNSYLRPPQPSYQHPSPVFTNRGPIARNEAPPRIIPIVALNPYQGRWTIKARVTAKGELRHYNNPRGDGKVFSFDLLDSDGGEVRVTCFNMVADQFYNQVELGKVYMISKGTLKPAQKAFNHLKNEYEIHLDNTSIIQPCIEDDRSIPQQQFHFRSIGEIEGMDNNSVVDVIGVVSSISPSSTVMRKNGTETQKRSLQLKDMSGRSVELTLWGNFCNAEGQTLQNICDSGVFPVLAVKSGRINDFNGKAVGTISTSQLFINPDFPEAHKLNEWFDSDGKNTPSVSISRETAGIVRTDVRKTISQIKDERLGTSEKPDWITVCATLTFIKLDNFCYTACPIRIGDRQCNKKVTNNGDGRWKCDRCDQTFDECDYRYILQLQIQDHTGLTWVTAFQESGEEIIGESAKNLYYMKYEEQDDDRFNEIMRSIVFKKYIFKLKVKEETFSDEQRVKSTVVRAERINFESETRYVLDLVDKMKNDDNGSLPVKTENAIPSSGQNIAGFGSGTRDPASSMSNYNASTVSIGRESGLNTNYQGTSHGSEYGGSRFPPTRQTGMYSNCTSCGGTGHSSVNCPSVASNQGQSYGGSFSNRVSSAANAGGSECFKCHQSGHWARDCPGLVNAPPAYGSGHATPGRYGNVSRQHVGGY; from the exons ATGGAGCGGCCGGCGATGCAACTCACGGAAGGGGCGATTGCGATGCTATCGGACCGCGACGCGCAGCAGAACCCGGATTTGAAGCCGGTTTTGCAAGTGATGGATGTGAGATTGGTGAACACGCAGAATCATCAAAATGCTACTGAGAGATACCGGCTGGTGTTGTCGGACGGTGTGAATACTCAGCAAGGGATGTTGGCGACTCAGCAAAATGTGTTGGTTAACTCGAAGAGGTTGCAGAATGGGTCTATTATTCAATTAACTCAGTTCGTCTGCAATGTCATCCAGAATCGCAT GATAATTATTATCATCGATTTGGAGGTGATACGGGAAACTTGTGATCCTATTGGTGAACCGAAGCCTTACCTCCTTAGGAACAGCAATGATGTTTCCGCCCAGAAGCCGTCTGCATCAGCTCATGTTGTAAATCAGCCAGTTAGTGTTACTGGCAGCTCTCAATCTGCTAGTGctggttcaaccattggtgggTCAGCTCCTAGACCAAACATCACTGGGGTAACTCGTATGCAACCTCCTGAGATGGACTCTGGTGCAGTTTCACATACCTATGGTAGTTCCTTTGTGGGTAAACCTGATTCTGGACGATATAATCCGACAATGGCACCCCCTGTGTACTCAAAGGCAGAGCCTGGTTCTGGTACTTCAAGATCATCAGTAAATAGCTATCTGCGACCACCTCAGCCATCATATCAGCATCCGTCACCAGTGTTCACAAACAGAGGACCCATAGCTAGGAATGAAGCACCTCCTAGAATTATTCCTATtgttgcattgaatccctatcaAGGTAGGTGGACTATTAAGGCCAGAGTCACAGCAAAAGGGGAACTTAGACACTATAATAATCCCCGCGGTGATGGTAAAGTATTTTCCTTTGACCTTCTTGATTCTGATGGTGGAGAAGTACGGGTGACCTGCTTCAACATGGTGGCTGATCAATTCTACAATCAGGTTGAGCTGGGTAAGGTGTATATGATTTCAAAAGGGACATTGAAACCTGCTCAAAAAGCTTTcaatcacctaaaaaatgagtaTGAGATCCACCTGGATAATACTTCAATAATTCAGCCTTGCATTGAGGATGACAGATCAATTCCGCAACAGCAGTTTCATTTTCGCTCCATTGGTGAGATTGAGGGGATGGATAACAACAGTGTTGTGGATGTCATTGGTGTTGTATCTTCTATTAGCCCCTCTAGCACTGTAATGAGAAAAAATGGTACAGAAACTCAGAAAAGAAGTCTCCAGCTAAAGGACATGTCTGGTAGAAGTGTAGAATTGACTTTATGGGGAAACTTTTGTAATGCCGAAggtcagacacttcaaaatatttgtGATTCAGGGGTCTTCCCTGTTTTAGCTGTCAAATCTGGTAGAATCAATGATTTCAATGGGAAAGCAGTGGGGACAATATCCACTAGCCAGTTGTTTATAAATCCAGATTTTCCTGAGGCCCATAAACTGAATGAGTGGTTTGACAGCGATGGAAAGAACACCCCATCTGTATCTATCTCCAGGGAAACAGCAGGTATTGTCCGTACAGATGTGCGCAAAACTATATCTCAAATTAAAGATGAAAGGCTGGGCACTTCTGAGAAGCCTGACTGGATCACTGTATGTGCTACTCTTACATTTATAAAACTGGACAACTTTTGTTATACTGCTTGTCCCATCAGAATTGGGGATCGGCAATGCAACAAAAAGGTTACAAATAATGGTGATGGAAGATGGAAATGTGATAGGTGTGACCAGACTTTTGATGAATGTGACTACAGATACATTCTCCAGCTTCAGATTCAGGATCACACAGGTTTAACATGGGTTACTGCTTTTCAGGAATCTGGTGAGGAGATCATTGGCGAATCTGCAAAAAATTTGTATTACATGAAATATGAGGAGCAAGATGATGACAGATTCAATGAAATAATGCGTAGTATTGTCTTTAAGAAATATATCTTTAAATTGAAGGTAAAGGAGGAGACTTTTAGCGACGAGCAGCGTGTAAAGTCTACAGTAGTTAGAGCTGAGAGAATCAATTTTGAGTCCGAAACCAGATATGTGCTGGACTTGGTAGATAAGATGAAAAATGATGACAATGGTTCTCTACCTGTGAAGACAGAAAATGCCATCCCAAGCTCCGGACAAAATATTGCTGGTTTTGGAAGTGGAACTAGAGATCCTGCATCCTCTATGTCAAATTATAATGCAAGTACAGTTAGTATCGGTAGAGAAAGTGGGTTAAACACAAATTACCAAGGAACTTCCCATGGAAGTGAATATGGTGGTTCTAGGTTTCCTCCAACCAGGCAAACTGGCATGTATTCCAACTGTACGAGCTGTGGTGGAACTGGTCACAGCTCTGTGAACTGTCCAAGTGTTGCAAGTAATCAGGGACAGTCATATGGTGGTAGCTTTAGCAATAGGGTATCTTCTGCTGCAAATGCTGGTGGTAGTGAGTGCTTCAAATGCCATCAATCAGGGCACTGGGCAAGGGATTGTCCTGGTCTAGTAAATGCTCCTCCAGCTTATGGGAGCGGACATGCGACACCTGGTAGATATGGGAATGTATCAAGGCAGCATGTTGGTGGTTATTGA